One window of Pirellulales bacterium genomic DNA carries:
- a CDS encoding DEAD/DEAH box helicase, with protein MSFEELGLAPPLLRAVTAAGYTNPTPIQAQAIPHVLAGRDMLGCAQTGTGKTAAFALPILHRLTHAGNPPRGNGRRIRALVLSPTRELASQIRESFHTYGNHTALRYSVIYGGVGQRPQVQALRNGVDVVVATPGRLLDLMNQGHVDLGSVEIFVLDEADRMLDMGFLPDLRRVIAKLPVKRQTLFFSATMPAPIEQLANAILRDPAQVRVAPVKATAELIEQSVCFVPQREKTRLLTEMLKKNQVTRALVFTRTKHGADRVVRQLMQSGIKAQAIHGNKSQGARQRTLECFKSNRPPVLVATDLAARGIDVDNISHVFNFDLPNEAETYVHRIGRTGRAGSSGIAVAFCDPGERSYLRGIERLIRRALVVDSENSVASVPAAPGNQPRPASHGGERQQSRPGRGQGNRRFDKQARGAPSGQGQANQGQGQRRRRRRATAAARG; from the coding sequence ATGTCGTTCGAAGAACTCGGGCTGGCGCCGCCCCTGCTGCGCGCTGTGACTGCGGCTGGCTACACAAACCCTACTCCTATCCAAGCGCAAGCGATCCCGCATGTACTGGCCGGACGCGACATGCTGGGGTGTGCCCAGACGGGCACCGGCAAGACGGCGGCCTTCGCACTGCCGATCCTGCATCGGTTGACGCATGCCGGCAATCCGCCGCGTGGCAACGGCCGCCGTATTCGCGCCCTGGTGCTGTCGCCGACGCGCGAGTTGGCCTCACAGATTCGCGAGAGCTTTCACACCTATGGCAACCATACGGCGCTGCGCTATTCGGTGATTTACGGTGGCGTAGGTCAACGGCCGCAAGTGCAAGCTTTGCGTAACGGCGTCGACGTGGTCGTGGCGACTCCGGGCCGGTTGTTGGACCTGATGAATCAAGGGCATGTCGATCTGGGAAGCGTCGAGATTTTTGTGCTCGACGAAGCCGACCGCATGCTGGACATGGGCTTTCTGCCCGATCTGCGTCGGGTAATCGCCAAGCTTCCGGTCAAGCGTCAGACGTTGTTTTTCTCGGCCACCATGCCGGCGCCGATCGAGCAGTTGGCTAACGCCATCTTGCGAGACCCGGCCCAGGTGCGCGTGGCGCCGGTCAAGGCAACCGCGGAATTGATCGAGCAATCCGTCTGCTTCGTACCGCAACGAGAGAAGACGCGTTTGCTCACCGAGATGTTGAAGAAAAACCAGGTCACGCGGGCACTTGTCTTCACGCGTACCAAGCACGGGGCCGATCGCGTCGTGCGGCAATTGATGCAATCGGGTATCAAGGCTCAGGCGATCCACGGCAACAAGAGCCAGGGAGCGCGACAACGCACCTTGGAATGCTTCAAGTCCAACCGGCCGCCGGTTTTGGTGGCGACCGATCTCGCCGCGCGCGGAATCGACGTCGATAATATCTCGCATGTCTTTAATTTCGACCTTCCCAACGAGGCCGAAACGTACGTACACCGCATCGGACGCACGGGCCGGGCGGGCTCCTCGGGAATTGCCGTGGCGTTTTGCGACCCGGGCGAGCGATCCTACCTGCGCGGCATCGAGCGGCTGATTCGCCGGGCGCTGGTGGTAGACTCCGAAAACTCTGTGGCCTCTGTGCCGGCGGCCCCTGGCAATCAACCTCGGCCCGCCAGCCATGGGGGCGAGCGTCAGCAGTCTCGCCCCGGTCGAGGGCAAGGAAACCGCCGGTTCGACAAGCAGGCACGCGGGGCGCCGTCGGGCCAAGGCCAAGCTAACCAAGGCCAGGGCCAACGTCGTCGCCGTCGCCGTGCGACGGCCGCAGCACGTGGCTAA
- a CDS encoding SDR family oxidoreductase: MPTPNTAPAVLVTGAGSGIGEACIKRLSSMGWRVFAGVFDDAQRQHVEQSQLPGVTPIVLDITNATAISAAAQTIGTETGDRGLAGLVNNAGIGVMGPLEFVPIDRLRLQLEVNLIGHVAVTQACLPLLRKATGRIVNISSLAGLMSMPMLGPYSASKYALEAVSDALRQELAPSKVHVACIEPALIDTPILSGSEQAAESALSAMPREGRELYWPFFERMQRTSAINAKASPPDVVARAVVHALTASRPKTRYIVGAMRWQFFVLSKLPDRLRDWVANKMFR, encoded by the coding sequence ATGCCGACACCTAACACCGCCCCCGCCGTTTTAGTTACCGGCGCCGGTTCCGGCATTGGTGAAGCGTGTATCAAGCGGCTATCGAGCATGGGATGGCGTGTGTTTGCCGGCGTGTTTGACGACGCGCAGCGCCAGCACGTCGAACAAAGCCAGCTGCCGGGCGTGACGCCGATCGTGCTCGATATCACCAATGCCACGGCGATCTCGGCCGCCGCGCAAACGATCGGTACCGAGACGGGAGATCGCGGCCTCGCCGGCCTGGTAAACAATGCCGGGATCGGCGTGATGGGGCCGCTCGAGTTCGTACCCATCGATCGATTGCGGTTGCAGTTGGAAGTAAACCTGATTGGTCACGTGGCGGTGACGCAGGCCTGCTTGCCCCTATTGCGCAAGGCCACAGGCAGGATTGTGAACATTTCGTCGCTGGCCGGCCTGATGAGCATGCCTATGTTGGGGCCGTACAGCGCGTCGAAGTACGCGCTCGAGGCCGTTTCCGATGCGTTGCGGCAGGAATTGGCACCATCGAAGGTGCACGTCGCCTGCATCGAACCGGCATTGATCGACACGCCGATTTTATCAGGCAGCGAGCAAGCGGCGGAGTCTGCCTTATCGGCAATGCCGCGCGAAGGGCGCGAATTGTATTGGCCCTTTTTCGAGCGCATGCAGCGGACCAGCGCAATCAATGCCAAGGCCAGCCCGCCGGATGTCGTGGCGCGGGCGGTCGTTCATGCGCTGACGGCGTCGCGACCAAAAACGCGTTATATCGTGGGCGCCATGCGTTGGCAGTTTTTCGTATTGTCGAAGCTGCCGGACCGCCTGCGCGATTGGGTGGCCAATAAAATGTTTCGCTAG
- the glnT gene encoding type III glutamate--ammonia ligase, producing the protein MLYERAKELGIKYFLVSFVDLFGTQRAKLVPAVAIDDICKTGAGFAGFATWLDMTPADPDVLAIPDASSLIQLPWKPEIGWLAADLYMSGEPVAQSPRYVLRQSLARLQRSGYELRTGVECEFFVLSNDALTIADTHDRQRKPCYDQQALVRRYDLITEICDAMLQLGWQAYQNDHEDGSGQFEINWEFGPALVTADRHAFFKYMVKSLAEKHGLRATFMPKPFDGLTGNGCHVHMSLWDRERGINLFHDDHDEVGISALGYRFIGGLLHSAAGLCALTNPTVNSYRRINAPVTNSGATWSPNVISYAGNNRTHMIRIPGPGRCELRLPDGAVNPYLLPAVIAEAGHDGIEKRRDPGPRLGANIYRDGAASDTLPRLPDNLLDALRALEQNTILRAGMGPAFTDAFLKLKRAEWREYTSHVSPWEVEHTLDC; encoded by the coding sequence ATGTTGTACGAACGAGCCAAGGAATTAGGGATCAAGTATTTCCTGGTTTCGTTTGTGGATCTCTTTGGCACGCAACGCGCCAAGCTGGTGCCGGCCGTGGCCATAGATGATATTTGCAAAACGGGAGCCGGCTTCGCTGGGTTTGCCACTTGGCTCGACATGACTCCGGCAGATCCCGATGTGCTGGCCATTCCGGACGCAAGCAGCCTTATCCAGCTGCCCTGGAAGCCCGAGATTGGTTGGCTCGCTGCGGATCTGTACATGTCCGGTGAACCGGTCGCACAGTCGCCGCGCTACGTGCTGCGGCAATCGCTGGCCCGTTTACAGCGATCGGGATACGAATTACGCACAGGGGTGGAATGCGAGTTCTTTGTCCTTAGCAACGACGCATTGACGATCGCGGATACTCACGATCGGCAGCGCAAGCCGTGTTACGACCAGCAGGCATTGGTGCGGCGCTACGATCTGATTACCGAAATATGCGATGCGATGTTGCAGTTGGGTTGGCAAGCGTATCAAAACGACCATGAGGACGGCAGCGGCCAGTTCGAAATCAATTGGGAATTCGGTCCAGCACTCGTCACCGCCGACCGCCACGCGTTCTTCAAATACATGGTCAAGTCGCTGGCCGAGAAACACGGCCTGCGCGCCACGTTCATGCCCAAGCCTTTCGACGGTCTGACGGGCAACGGGTGTCACGTGCACATGTCGCTATGGGACCGCGAACGAGGCATCAACCTGTTTCACGATGATCATGATGAAGTGGGCATTTCTGCGCTAGGATACAGGTTTATCGGGGGCCTGCTGCACTCCGCTGCAGGGTTGTGCGCGTTGACCAATCCCACCGTCAACTCGTACCGGCGCATCAATGCTCCGGTAACCAATTCCGGCGCGACCTGGTCGCCGAACGTGATCAGTTACGCTGGGAACAATCGAACGCATATGATTCGCATTCCAGGTCCTGGCCGCTGTGAGCTGCGTTTGCCAGATGGCGCGGTGAATCCGTATTTGCTGCCGGCCGTAATTGCCGAGGCCGGTCACGACGGCATTGAGAAGCGCCGCGATCCGGGCCCACGTCTGGGCGCCAACATCTATCGCGATGGGGCGGCGAGTGACACCTTGCCACGGTTGCCGGACAATCTGCTCGATGCCCTGCGAGCGCTGGAGCAGAACACCATTCTGCGCGCGGGAATGGGACCGGCGTTTACTGACGCGTTCCTCAAGCTCAAACGGGCCGAATGGCGCGAATACACGAGCCACGTCTCGCCGTGGGAAGTCGAACACACGCTCGACTGTTGA
- a CDS encoding alpha/beta fold hydrolase has protein sequence METFDLPDFSLQMGERLPRARLVYQTYGQLNAAKSNAILYPTSYGAQHLDIEWLIGPDRILDSSRYFVIAVNMFGNGLSTSPSNLDGQDATGNMPTFTHVDNVTAQRRLLDEVFGIEWLALAYGWSMGAQQALHWGALYPARVQRIVALCGSAKTSPHNLVFLEGIQAALCTDPAWDGARFQHFPERGLRALGRVYAGWALSQAFYREQLFLKLGYESLEDFLVRDWEASFLRRDPANLLSMIETWKRSDISANDVYRGDLRRALATIEARTLIMPCATDLYFTPEDSRAEAQHIPRARFLPIPSIWGHRAGNPAKNPQDEAFIRSAVADLLND, from the coding sequence ATGGAAACCTTCGACCTGCCCGACTTTTCATTGCAGATGGGAGAGCGCCTGCCCCGTGCGCGGCTGGTCTACCAGACATACGGGCAGCTGAACGCGGCAAAGTCGAACGCAATCCTCTATCCCACGTCTTATGGCGCTCAACACCTTGATATCGAATGGTTGATCGGTCCGGATCGCATTCTGGATTCGTCGCGCTATTTTGTGATCGCAGTCAATATGTTTGGCAACGGGCTTTCAACCTCGCCCAGCAACCTGGACGGGCAGGACGCGACGGGAAACATGCCGACATTCACACATGTGGACAACGTTACAGCTCAGCGCCGGCTGCTGGACGAAGTATTCGGCATCGAGTGGTTGGCGCTGGCTTACGGCTGGTCGATGGGGGCGCAGCAAGCACTCCACTGGGGCGCACTCTACCCGGCGCGCGTCCAGCGGATCGTTGCTTTATGCGGTTCGGCCAAGACGTCGCCGCACAACCTGGTGTTTCTGGAAGGGATTCAGGCAGCTTTGTGCACCGATCCGGCCTGGGATGGCGCCAGGTTCCAGCATTTCCCCGAGCGTGGCTTGCGCGCCCTGGGACGTGTTTACGCTGGCTGGGCCTTGTCGCAAGCATTTTATCGCGAGCAGCTGTTCTTGAAGCTGGGCTACGAATCGCTCGAGGATTTTCTGGTGCGCGATTGGGAAGCCAGCTTTTTGCGTCGCGACCCGGCCAATCTGCTGTCGATGATCGAAACCTGGAAACGTTCCGACATCAGCGCGAACGATGTATATCGCGGCGATTTGCGGCGCGCGCTGGCAACGATCGAGGCCCGCACCTTGATCATGCCCTGCGCGACCGATTTGTACTTTACGCCCGAAGATAGCCGCGCCGAGGCACAGCACATTCCGCGCGCAAGATTTCTGCCCATCCCTTCGATCTGGGGCCATCGGGCCGGCAATCCCGCCAAGAATCCTCAGGACGAAGCCTTTATCAGATCCGCGGTGGCAGATCTGTTGAACGATTGA
- a CDS encoding fatty acid desaturase, with protein sequence MSFAPRSAAPGPSTNAVDATASPDSAFVDVGAADVGTADMGTAALPGRNVLDIEIVRSLSHRSDMRGLLRFGAHLCCLVATGSLVWLSQGTWYLLIPAMALHGCVIVTMFAPMHECVHYTAFKSRRLNDICGWIAGTLCFYNSTYFRRYHTWHHRFTQDHQRDPELATPKPRKLLDYVVHISGMPFWLWKPRELAGIAVGRLGRYPYIPPHARRETTISGAAQMAVYLAACAYSVAFGSTFLLYYWLLPAILGQPLLRAILIVEHTGCSEDSNGLTNTRTTLTMWPVRLLMWNMPFHAEHHLYPSIPFHQLPRAHSQLANNLTHLAPSYMAANQTVMRSLRAAPARGDQGRV encoded by the coding sequence ATGTCTTTTGCGCCGCGCTCCGCCGCGCCGGGCCCATCGACCAATGCTGTTGATGCGACCGCTTCTCCGGATTCCGCTTTCGTGGATGTCGGCGCAGCGGATGTCGGTACGGCCGACATGGGGACCGCCGCTTTGCCCGGCCGCAATGTGCTGGACATCGAAATCGTCCGCTCGTTGAGCCATCGTTCCGACATGCGCGGTTTGCTGCGCTTCGGCGCGCATTTGTGCTGCCTCGTCGCGACTGGGTCGCTGGTGTGGCTATCCCAGGGGACGTGGTATCTGTTGATTCCGGCGATGGCCCTGCACGGATGCGTGATCGTGACCATGTTCGCACCGATGCACGAGTGCGTTCACTACACGGCCTTCAAGTCGCGGCGGCTGAACGATATTTGTGGCTGGATCGCCGGCACGCTGTGCTTTTACAACTCGACGTACTTTCGGCGTTACCACACCTGGCATCATCGGTTCACGCAAGACCACCAGCGCGATCCGGAGTTGGCGACGCCCAAACCGCGTAAGCTGCTTGACTACGTCGTGCATATTAGCGGCATGCCGTTCTGGCTTTGGAAGCCACGCGAGCTGGCCGGAATCGCGGTCGGACGTCTGGGCCGCTACCCGTACATCCCGCCCCATGCCCGCCGTGAAACCACGATCTCCGGTGCTGCGCAGATGGCCGTTTATCTTGCGGCTTGCGCGTATTCAGTCGCTTTCGGTAGTACTTTCCTTTTGTACTACTGGTTGTTGCCCGCGATTTTGGGGCAACCGCTGTTGCGGGCGATCCTGATCGTGGAACACACCGGTTGCAGCGAGGATAGCAACGGATTGACGAACACGCGCACCACTTTGACGATGTGGCCCGTGCGGCTGCTGATGTGGAATATGCCGTTTCATGCAGAGCATCACTTGTATCCGTCGATTCCGTTTCATCAACTGCCGCGCGCTCACAGCCAGCTTGCCAATAACCTGACGCATCTAGCGCCCAGCTATATGGCCGCCAATCAGACCGTGATGCGCTCTCTGCGTGCCGCCCCTGCACGCGGCGATCAAGGGCGCGTCTGA
- a CDS encoding choice-of-anchor A family protein, producing MRISKICARVVLFLAPLVCGAVGVLPARAGFVGLGPAVDFNVFVFGDDTQSNTDSEGRIAVGGNATFGGYTVASSSPSSTDNLIVGGNYSNTSNTVHGGLLVNGNVTWATPSLTGRLAVNGSATFTSGGSIAGPVNVVGTYSAPGYFPANANPPSVTPLPFSFSDVKTYLAGESNYLASLTPNGVTNVTNSELHLTASGAQGTYIFDVHGSDLTNAAGHGLFITAPSGSTVIVNVDGTADSFQSMGISLTGVDNQHVLYNFSQATTLGINSIGIEGTILAPSAAIAFQGGQINGTLIGQSVSGQGESHLHLFQGTLPSQPIPEPSTVVLAICGAAGLVATHCARTYRRK from the coding sequence GTGAGAATCTCGAAAATCTGCGCTCGCGTTGTTCTCTTTTTGGCGCCACTCGTATGTGGCGCGGTCGGCGTCTTGCCGGCCCGTGCAGGCTTTGTTGGTCTCGGCCCAGCGGTCGACTTCAACGTCTTCGTCTTCGGCGATGACACGCAAAGCAACACCGACTCCGAAGGTCGCATCGCCGTCGGCGGAAATGCCACCTTCGGCGGCTACACCGTGGCGAGTTCGAGCCCTTCGTCGACCGACAACTTGATCGTCGGTGGCAACTATTCGAACACTAGCAATACCGTGCACGGTGGATTGCTGGTCAACGGCAATGTCACCTGGGCCACACCCTCGCTGACGGGGCGTCTGGCCGTCAATGGTTCTGCCACCTTTACCAGTGGTGGCAGTATCGCCGGACCGGTCAACGTCGTGGGTACATACTCGGCTCCGGGATACTTTCCCGCGAACGCCAATCCGCCCTCGGTCACTCCGCTGCCGTTCAGTTTTAGCGATGTGAAGACCTATCTCGCTGGCGAGTCGAACTACCTGGCCTCGCTGACCCCGAATGGCGTCACGAATGTGACAAACAGCGAGTTGCATCTCACCGCGTCAGGAGCCCAGGGCACCTATATCTTCGATGTACACGGCTCGGACCTTACCAACGCGGCTGGACACGGTTTGTTCATCACGGCCCCCTCGGGCTCGACCGTGATCGTGAATGTCGACGGCACCGCCGATTCGTTCCAGAGCATGGGCATTTCGCTCACTGGTGTCGACAATCAGCACGTGCTTTACAACTTCTCGCAGGCCACTACGCTGGGCATCAACTCGATTGGCATCGAAGGAACGATTCTCGCCCCCTCGGCGGCCATCGCATTCCAAGGAGGCCAGATAAACGGCACCTTGATCGGACAGAGCGTGTCGGGACAAGGCGAATCCCATCTGCACCTGTTCCAAGGGACCTTGCCATCGCAACCTATTCCCGAACCGTCGACCGTCGTGCTCGCGATATGCGGTGCGGCAGGATTGGTGGCAACCCACTGCGCGCGAACTTATCGTCGTAAATAA
- the glgP gene encoding alpha-glucan family phosphorylase yields MSLLDHPAVDQASANSDPLAIEAISQLVSRSGDPADTLANVVQLIQQQFQTDVCSIYLIKPDRANLVLAATVGLRPESVGRVSMKLNEGLTGLAAEQLRPIVVDDAPRHPRFKYFAEAGEEPYRSFVGVPLLDQGVIQGVLVVQTRETRTFSREETAMMVVAASQVAPIVSEARTLEQFIAPAYERIWSLARNLWWSWDPVAESLFRELDPVRWRELDHNPIALLSEISMDQLEERSRRHVLHSSLNYTYRRFQEYLKSDDTWGASHAGVLRARPVVYFSAEFGLHESVPIYSGGLGILAGDHFKSASDLGVPLVGMGLFYDQGYFRQHLTAEGWQSEDYLEVDVKKLPMELALGKDQRPITVALETRTGQLFARVWRMSVGRNSLYLLDSDVDGNAPEDRDLTSRLYGGDQRVRVRQELLLGVGGVRALEALGISPGVLHLNEGHSAFACLEMIRQRMQREGISFDESRRRVARQVVFTTHTPVPAGHDRFSESLVEEHLGPLRDGLGISSEELMAQGRVHIHNADEDFCMTVLALKNSRRANAVASLHGDVSRAMWQPLYPGRSEDEVPIDHITNGIHVPSWLAPQMRQLFDRHLGPDWIRSSSDPSLWDKIGTIDNGELWETHQVLKADLISFVRSRAVRQAEQRGEPREVLARLGRALSPDVLTIGFARRFATYKRANLLFQDLEQIAALINDPQLPVQVIFAGKAHPRDLPGKEVLQAIAQFTRDPQFIGKILFVEDYDINVGEHLVQGVDLWLNTPRRPLEASGTSGMKVVLNGGLNLSVLDGWWAEAYDGMNGFAVGAGGTHVLTDVHDRVDAESLYSVLEEQVIPLFYQRDQDGLPIAWISRMKNAIRTLGWRFNADRMVRDYVEKCYIPAAGGTSSNVRLS; encoded by the coding sequence ATGAGCCTTCTGGATCACCCCGCTGTGGACCAAGCGAGCGCCAATTCCGACCCACTAGCCATTGAAGCGATATCGCAGTTGGTCTCGCGCAGCGGCGACCCCGCCGACACTTTGGCGAATGTCGTGCAACTGATCCAGCAGCAGTTTCAGACCGACGTCTGCTCGATCTACTTGATCAAACCCGATCGTGCCAACCTGGTTTTGGCCGCCACCGTGGGTTTGCGGCCCGAAAGCGTGGGCCGCGTTTCGATGAAATTGAACGAGGGATTGACCGGTTTGGCCGCCGAGCAATTGCGGCCGATCGTGGTGGACGATGCGCCGCGCCATCCGCGATTTAAATACTTTGCCGAAGCTGGCGAGGAGCCCTACCGCTCGTTTGTCGGAGTGCCGCTATTGGATCAGGGCGTGATCCAAGGCGTGCTGGTCGTGCAGACGCGCGAAACACGCACATTCTCGCGGGAAGAGACCGCGATGATGGTCGTAGCTGCCAGCCAGGTGGCCCCAATCGTCAGCGAAGCCCGCACGCTGGAGCAATTCATCGCGCCGGCCTATGAACGAATCTGGTCGTTGGCGCGCAATCTGTGGTGGAGCTGGGATCCAGTGGCCGAGTCGCTGTTTCGCGAGCTTGACCCTGTGCGGTGGCGTGAATTGGATCACAACCCAATCGCGCTGTTGAGCGAGATCTCGATGGATCAGCTCGAAGAGCGCTCTCGTCGGCACGTGCTCCACAGCAGCCTGAACTACACCTATCGCCGCTTTCAAGAGTATTTGAAATCGGACGATACCTGGGGCGCCAGCCATGCCGGAGTGTTACGTGCGCGGCCGGTCGTCTATTTCTCGGCGGAATTCGGTTTGCACGAATCGGTGCCGATCTATTCCGGCGGCTTGGGCATCCTCGCGGGCGATCATTTTAAAAGCGCGAGCGACCTGGGTGTGCCGCTGGTGGGCATGGGGCTGTTCTATGACCAAGGGTACTTCCGCCAGCACCTGACGGCCGAGGGCTGGCAAAGCGAAGACTACCTGGAAGTTGACGTTAAGAAGCTGCCGATGGAGCTGGCACTGGGCAAGGACCAACGCCCGATCACGGTGGCTTTGGAAACGCGCACCGGGCAGCTGTTCGCCCGAGTGTGGAGGATGTCGGTGGGGCGCAATTCGTTGTACTTGCTCGATTCGGACGTCGACGGCAATGCGCCCGAGGATCGCGACCTGACCTCTCGGCTGTACGGTGGCGATCAGCGCGTGCGGGTGCGACAAGAGTTGCTGCTTGGCGTCGGCGGCGTGCGGGCGCTCGAGGCGTTAGGAATCTCGCCGGGCGTACTACACCTCAACGAAGGGCATAGTGCCTTCGCGTGCTTGGAGATGATTCGGCAGCGGATGCAGCGCGAAGGCATCAGCTTTGACGAGTCGCGGCGCCGGGTGGCCAGGCAGGTGGTCTTTACCACGCACACGCCCGTGCCGGCCGGACACGATCGGTTCTCCGAGTCCTTGGTCGAAGAGCATCTGGGACCGCTGCGCGATGGATTGGGGATTTCCTCCGAAGAGCTGATGGCGCAGGGACGCGTCCACATCCATAACGCCGACGAAGACTTCTGCATGACCGTGCTGGCGCTAAAAAACTCGCGGCGGGCGAACGCCGTGGCCTCGTTGCACGGCGACGTGAGTCGGGCGATGTGGCAGCCGCTTTATCCGGGCCGGTCGGAGGACGAGGTGCCGATCGACCATATCACTAACGGCATTCATGTGCCTAGTTGGCTGGCGCCGCAGATGCGGCAGCTGTTCGACCGCCATTTGGGCCCAGACTGGATCCGCAGCAGCAGCGACCCATCGCTGTGGGACAAGATCGGCACCATTGATAATGGCGAACTGTGGGAAACACATCAGGTGCTGAAAGCAGATTTGATTAGTTTTGTCCGCAGCCGCGCCGTGCGACAGGCCGAGCAGCGCGGTGAGCCGCGCGAGGTACTAGCGCGACTGGGTCGGGCATTGAGCCCCGATGTGCTAACGATCGGATTTGCCCGTCGCTTCGCCACCTACAAGCGGGCCAACCTGTTATTCCAGGATCTCGAGCAAATTGCCGCGTTGATCAATGATCCGCAACTGCCCGTACAGGTGATTTTTGCCGGCAAGGCCCATCCGCGCGATCTGCCAGGCAAAGAGGTCCTGCAGGCGATCGCGCAGTTCACGCGTGATCCGCAGTTCATCGGCAAAATACTGTTTGTCGAGGATTACGACATCAACGTCGGCGAGCATTTGGTGCAGGGCGTAGACTTGTGGCTCAATACGCCGCGCCGGCCGCTCGAGGCCTCGGGCACCAGCGGCATGAAGGTGGTGCTCAACGGCGGACTGAATCTATCGGTGCTCGACGGCTGGTGGGCGGAAGCCTACGACGGAATGAACGGTTTTGCCGTGGGGGCGGGGGGCACGCATGTCCTGACCGATGTTCACGACCGCGTGGATGCCGAGTCGCTCTACAGCGTGCTGGAAGAGCAAGTCATTCCGCTCTTCTATCAACGCGATCAGGATGGCTTGCCCATCGCCTGGATCTCGCGCATGAAGAACGCCATCCGCACGCTTGGTTGGCGGTTCAACGCCGACCGCATGGTGCGCGATTACGTCGAGAAGTGCTACATCCCGGCTGCGGGTGGCACGTCGAGCAACGTCAGGCTCAGTTGA
- a CDS encoding 6-phosphofructokinase: protein MKRIGILTAGGDTPALNATMYGAVVRANQCKVEVLGFIKGFSSLFNPRVPHVRLNPLFTTIPELDPTYGGTIIGASRDYVDPRDRGIIEEIADRIKRLGVEGLICIGGDGTLSGMQVLSEHFPTVLAPKTIDNDLGLNYRHEPDEWQREPCEQPPGYRYFRAPSRVRFELGQIVNYVTPGFATAVYVSAGGVQRIRTTAESHRRIAIVEVMGRHSGYLALGAAFGQPDMVLIPEVPLNVDRLVERVIELYELQKNLVIVCAEGIVDENGRELGATHNSTDPAGNKILSGAAEALRQILIERLGDAYFTAKRRNESARAAVFTRKVGHTQRGGRPVMFDSFYATQLGGHAVDLLLQGQVNGVAILQYDPDKGFHVGSINGNDFRDRWGFIHSRQVHPSFYDPERLGLSRVGIDYLLPIFNNALGVDDLEHVRQSMFRRSNLSEPYHSVNVDVNKRICYLD from the coding sequence ATGAAACGCATCGGCATTCTTACCGCAGGCGGAGATACTCCGGCCCTCAACGCCACCATGTACGGCGCCGTCGTGCGCGCCAATCAGTGCAAAGTCGAGGTGCTGGGGTTCATCAAGGGCTTCAGTAGCCTGTTCAACCCGCGCGTTCCGCACGTTCGTCTGAACCCACTGTTCACGACGATCCCCGAGCTCGACCCCACTTACGGCGGCACGATCATTGGCGCCTCGCGCGATTATGTCGATCCGCGCGATCGCGGCATCATTGAAGAGATCGCCGACCGGATCAAGCGGCTGGGCGTCGAGGGGCTGATCTGCATCGGCGGCGACGGCACCCTCAGCGGTATGCAGGTCCTCTCCGAACACTTTCCCACGGTGCTCGCGCCCAAAACCATCGACAACGACCTGGGCCTGAACTACCGCCACGAGCCCGACGAATGGCAGCGCGAGCCGTGCGAGCAGCCCCCCGGTTATCGCTACTTCCGCGCGCCGTCGCGCGTACGCTTCGAGCTGGGGCAAATCGTCAACTATGTGACGCCAGGCTTTGCCACGGCGGTTTACGTTTCGGCCGGCGGCGTGCAACGCATACGCACCACCGCCGAAAGCCACCGCCGCATCGCGATCGTCGAAGTCATGGGGCGACACTCCGGTTACCTGGCTTTGGGCGCGGCGTTTGGTCAGCCCGACATGGTGTTGATTCCCGAAGTTCCCTTGAATGTCGATCGCCTGGTCGAGCGTGTGATCGAGCTTTACGAACTGCAAAAGAACCTGGTCATCGTTTGCGCCGAGGGGATTGTCGACGAAAACGGACGCGAGCTGGGCGCCACGCATAACTCCACCGACCCGGCCGGCAACAAGATACTTAGCGGCGCCGCCGAGGCGCTGCGGCAGATCCTCATCGAGCGACTGGGCGATGCCTACTTCACCGCCAAGCGGCGCAACGAATCGGCCCGGGCGGCGGTCTTCACCCGCAAAGTCGGCCACACGCAACGCGGCGGTCGTCCAGTGATGTTCGACTCGTTCTATGCCACGCAGCTCGGCGGCCACGCTGTCGATTTGCTGCTGCAAGGGCAGGTCAACGGCGTGGCCATCCTGCAATACGATCCGGACAAAGGATTTCACGTCGGCAGCATCAACGGTAACGATTTTCGCGATCGGTGGGGCTTCATTCACTCACGGCAGGTGCATCCGTCTTTTTACGATCCCGAGCGGTTAGGGTTATCGCGCGTCGGAATCGATTATCTCCTGCCGATATTCAACAATGCTCTAGGAGTCGACGATCTGGAGCATGTGCGGCAGAGCATGTTCCGCCGCAGCAACCTGTCCGAGCCCTATCACTCGGTCAACGTCGACGTCAACAAGCGCATCTGCTATCTCGATTGA